The genomic stretch CCAGTCGGCGTTGTTCCTGCTGCGCCACAGCGGCAGCGACGTCAACGAACGCGACGAACTGTTCGAACTGATCGACCGCCAGATGCGGCGGCTCACCGGCATGATCGACGAGATCGGCGACTGGGTGCGCGCCGACCAGGGCCGGCTGCTCACGCGCAGCGGGCCGATCGACCTGGCGTTGATCGTGGAAGCCAGTCGCGGCCTCGGCGCGGACGCCGTCGCGGTGCATTACGAGGGCGACGCCGAGAACGCGTGCCTGGAAGGCGATGCGTCGCGCCTGGCGAACCTGCTGTCGACGTTCTTCTGGCTGGTGTCCACGCCGCGCGACGGCGGCGCCACCAGCAACGACGATGCGCGCCCCGTGGTGGACATCGCCGTGCGCGACGCTCGCGTTCACCTCACCGGCCCGCTGAGTCCGGCCATCCGCGCGGGCAGCGACATCGAAACGCTCTTCACCCAGCCGCAGGTCGCGCCCGCCGGCGACGGCCTCGGCCTGCGCCTGCTGATCGCGAGCGCGATCGCGAAGGGGCATGGAGGCGAGCTGGGGACGCGCGCCACGGGCGAAGACGCGGTGGAAGTCTTCCTTCGGCTGCCTGTGCTGAAAGCCTGAGCAGGCAAGGCGTTGTAGCCAGCTTTTGTAGCCCGGGTAAGCGAAGCGCACCCGGGACTGTCACGCGCAACCCGGGCGCACTTCGCCTACCCGGGCTAAAGGATCAATAGCGCCGAATCACTGCGAAAGCTGCGGCCCGTCCGGCGCCCTCGGCGCCAACCGCTCCGCGTTGCCGTACGCCACCGGCTTCAACGCGCCGTCGCGGATCCAGTCCACCAGCATCGCGTAGTAGCCGTCCGCATAACGCAGCGACGTGCGCTCGCCATCAGCGGCGGTTTCGAACTCGATGATCCCGTGGTCGGTGCCGGGGAATTCGACGACTTCCACGTTCGGGTTCGTCTTGGCCACCGACAACAGGCGCCGGCGCGTTTCTTCCGGCGGCGCTTCCTTGTCGGCGCCGGCGAGGATCCACAGCAGCGGCACCTTCACCGCGCGCAGCGGCGGCATCGGATCGTGGCGCCACGTCGTGCCCTCGTCATGGAACGGACCGACCAGGCGCAGCATCGTCGGCGAATGCCTGACGATGTCGCCGGTGAACTCACCCTGCATCGCGCCCCACCACGGCTCCTTGCCGTACTTCGCCTTCAGCGCTTCGAGCCGGTCGTAACCGTCCTTGAAGCCCGACGCGATCACCTCGCCGGTCGCATCGGTGACTTCGCGCGCCTTCGCCAGCGCATCGCCGCTGAAACCGGCCTTGATCAGGTCCAGCTGCACCTGGTCGCGATCCTCCGCGAGCGGGCTGTCGGCCAGCCCGTAGCTCACGGCGACGAAGTCCGGATCGCTGCGCTGCGCGGCGAGCGGTTCGATCCACCCCGCCTGGCTGCCGCCGCTGAAACCGACGCGACCAGCACGCTTGCCCGCGAGGCGGCGCGCTTCCTTCAGCGCGGCGGCGGCGTCGTCGGCGAGCAGGTGGAAGTCCTGCGTGTAGCGGCCGGTGCTGTCGCCGGAACCGCGCTTGTCGTACACGAACACGCCGATCCCCTGCGCCGGGAAGATGCGCTGGAACGCGTTGAACGTGCGCGCCGAATAGCCTTCCGAGCCGTGCACCATCACCGCGATCGGCACCGGTCCGTCGCCCGGCGGCATGACGAGCCGGCCGGCCAGTGTTTCGCCATTGCCTTGGAAGCGCGTCTCCACCGCCTCGAATTCGAGCTTCGTGCCGCGCTGGCCTTCGAAGGTCATCGCCGGCTTCTCGCACGTGCCCAGCGAAACCGGCGTCTTGTCGGCGTGGTCGCTCCAGCCGACCGTGCCGCTCCAGTTCCCGGCTGCGTCCTGCACGATCTTGCCAGTGCGGCCGTCCATCGCGCGCCAGCGCAGGCCGGGCTCGGACATCGGCGCGATGTCGACCAGCCGACCGTCGTCGAGCCGATAGACGCCCACGTGGCACGCCATGCGCGGATCGATCGGCTTGTCGCGTTCCGGCCGCGTCCACCAGAACACCGCCGCGGCTCCCACCGCCACGAGCACCAGCACCGTCACCAACACCTTGCGCATGAGCGTTCTCCGTCGGGCGGGCCGACTTTACGGCATCGGGCGATGCCACATGGGTTCGGATGCGCGTGGGCACCGATGGGTTTGGACGCCGCCGACGCGCGCCAGCGGTCGGCTATTTCCCGGCCGCGTGGATGACGTCGACAGGTCCGACGTTGACCTCGCCGGTCGGGACGGGCGTCAGGAGGATGCGGTCCTGCCATTGCCAGTACTGCTCGGGCAGCCAGTAGCGGTCGTCGTAGTACTGCTCGCCCGTCACGACCGCGCCGCATTTGCCCATGTCCGGATCGATGCAGATCGACAGGTTCCCGACCCAGCCCGCGCGACTGCCGGTAACGTTCCGCCGGCCGGTCCGGAGCAGTTTCTCGAGCCGCGGCTTGGCCACCTTGTCGCCGAACTCCGCATAGAGGCCCTCGCCTTCGGCGATGGCGCGGTCGCGCTCGGACGGTGTCAGCGCGAGCCAGTAACGCTCGCGATGCGCGAGCAGGATGCGGGCGCCGCGCTCCGCCGCTAGGTCCATCCACGCATAGGCCAGCGCGCGGTCGACCTCGCCGCCTTCGCCGCGCCAGTACATTTCCGCCAGCGCGCCTTGCGACAGCTTGTCGGCGAAGCGTGCCGCGCGCCGGAAGTAATCGCGCGCTTCCGCATGGCGAGCTCTGTTTCGCGCCTGCATGCCGAGCAGGCGGAAGCG from Lysobacter auxotrophicus encodes the following:
- a CDS encoding sensor histidine kinase; its protein translation is MNDANSPGSSPAWMGKWAHDLRGPLAPIQSALFLLRHSGSDVNERDELFELIDRQMRRLTGMIDEIGDWVRADQGRLLTRSGPIDLALIVEASRGLGADAVAVHYEGDAENACLEGDASRLANLLSTFFWLVSTPRDGGATSNDDARPVVDIAVRDARVHLTGPLSPAIRAGSDIETLFTQPQVAPAGDGLGLRLLIASAIAKGHGGELGTRATGEDAVEVFLRLPVLKA
- a CDS encoding alpha/beta hydrolase family protein, producing the protein MRKVLVTVLVLVAVGAAAVFWWTRPERDKPIDPRMACHVGVYRLDDGRLVDIAPMSEPGLRWRAMDGRTGKIVQDAAGNWSGTVGWSDHADKTPVSLGTCEKPAMTFEGQRGTKLEFEAVETRFQGNGETLAGRLVMPPGDGPVPIAVMVHGSEGYSARTFNAFQRIFPAQGIGVFVYDKRGSGDSTGRYTQDFHLLADDAAAALKEARRLAGKRAGRVGFSGGSQAGWIEPLAAQRSDPDFVAVSYGLADSPLAEDRDQVQLDLIKAGFSGDALAKAREVTDATGEVIASGFKDGYDRLEALKAKYGKEPWWGAMQGEFTGDIVRHSPTMLRLVGPFHDEGTTWRHDPMPPLRAVKVPLLWILAGADKEAPPEETRRRLLSVAKTNPNVEVVEFPGTDHGIIEFETAADGERTSLRYADGYYAMLVDWIRDGALKPVAYGNAERLAPRAPDGPQLSQ